A window from Pichia kudriavzevii chromosome 5, complete sequence encodes these proteins:
- a CDS encoding uncharacterized protein (PKUD0E00710; similar to Saccharomyces cerevisiae YHR068W (DYS1); ancestral locus Anc_5.343), translating to MSDIPNLAGDAVLMKSDPVPEGSLPVFGIDYSKPESRNSTARDLIDGMRYMGIQASSVAEACDIIEEMRAWRGKHISELEEHERKGTFDEEGYQKTTIFLGYTSNLISSGLRDTLRFLVQHKMVDAIVASAGGIEEDIIKCLAPTYMSEFAAKGSELREKGMNRIGNMVVPNDNYCKFEEWMVPLLDKMLEEQNDNAAKNGKDALDAGTPFWTPSKFIDRLGKEINNETSVLYWCHKNKIPVFSPALTDGSIGDMLFFHTFKASPHQLRIDIVEDIRKINTMSMNSFKAGMIILGGGLIKHHICNACLMRNGADWAVYINSGQEFDASDAGARPDEAISWGKIKADARNVKVYSEVSVVFPLIVSATFASK from the coding sequence ATGTCCGATATTCCGAATCTAGCTGGAGATGCCGTTTTGATGAAGTCAGATCCTGTTCCTGAGGGATCATTGCCAGtttttggtattgattACTCCAAGCCGGAATCTCGTAATTCCACTGCGAGGGACTTGATCGACGGTATGAGATACATGGGTATCCAAGCATCCTCTGTTGCGGAAGCATGTGATATCATTGAAGAGATGCGTGCTTGGAGGGGTAAGCATATTTCCGAGTTGGAAGAGCACGAAAGAAAGGGCACCTTTGACGAAGAAGGATATCAGAAGACCACCATTTTCCTTGGATATACTTCGAATCTAATTTCCTCTGGTTTGAGAGACACTTTGAGGTTTTTAGTTCAACATAAGATGGTTGATGCGATTGTTGCGTCTGCCGGAGGTATCGAGGAGGACATTATCAAATGCCTTGCACCAACTTACATGTCCGAATTTGCAGCCAAGGGTTCTGAGTTACGTGAAAAAGGTATGAACAGAATTGGCAATATGGTTGTTCCAAACGATAATTATTGTAAGTTTGAGGAATGGATGGTTCCATTGTTGGATAAGATGCTCGAAGAACAGAACGACAATGCAGCCAAGAACGGGAAAGATGCACTTGATGCGGGCACACCATTCTGGACACCATCTAAATTCATTGACAGGCTGGGTaaggaaatcaacaacGAAACATCTGTTCTTTATTGGTGTCATAAGAACAAGATTCCTGTTTTTTCACCAGCATTAACTGATGGGTCAATTGGTGATATGCTTTTTTTCCACACGTTCAAGGCCAGTCCACATCAATTGAGaattgatattgttgaagacATCAGGAAGATCAACACAATGTCTATGAATTCTTTCAAGGCAGGTATGATTATCCTTGGCGGTGGGTTGATCAAGCACCACATCTGCAATGCCTGTTTGATGCGAAACGGTGCCGACTGGGCCGTTTATATCAATTCTGGTCAAGAATTTGATGCCTCTGATGCTGGTGCTAGACCCGATGAAGCTATTTCATGGGGGAAAATCAAGGCAGATGCAAGAAACGTTAAGGTCTACAGTGAGGTCAGTGTCGTTTTCCCATTGATTGTCTCTGCAACCTTTGCGTCTAAatag
- a CDS encoding uncharacterized protein (PKUD0E00715; Pfam Domains: NDUFA12(3.2e-22)) yields MSVSFFRTLKNVWRNGLRRSGRQVAYMNDTKSGTLVGEDDFGNKYYETNDPAEIHMRTRWVEYKDFWRYDASHAEPGWHYWLAYGTDVAPNKLKKDEVAVRHIAPQAHHPVNLTFTKGAFVPYNTAKPKYQAWEPKVNQRA; encoded by the coding sequence ATGTCTGTCTCGTTTTTCAGAACTCTCAAGAACGTGTGGAGAAATGGTCTCCGTCGTTCTGGCCGTCAAGTTGCCTACATGAACGACACCAAGTCTGGTACTCTTGTTGGAGAAGACGACTTTGGCAATAAGTACTACGAGACCAACGACCCTGCCGAAATCCACATGAGAACAAGATGGGTCGAATACAAGGACTTTTGGAGATACGACGCATCCCATGCAGAGCCGGGCTGGCATTACTGGTTGGCCTACGGTACTGACGTTGCGCCaaacaaactcaaaaagGACGAAGTTGCAGTTAGACACATTGCTCCACAGGCCCACCATCCGGTCAATTTGACCTTCACCAAGGGCGCATTTGTTCCATACAATACGGCAAAGCCAAAATACCAAGCTTGGGAACCAAAGGTCAACCAAAGAGCTTGA